tcacctggAAAACTTTAAAAACTGCTGATATCTGATTTCCACTCCCAGAAATTATGATGTTATTTGGATGGCAGCCTAGGCATTGGGTCTTGTAATATCTCCCCCAGGTAATTATAACGGGCAGCAGACTTGGCATCTGCAGGTGTATATAAATACCATATTCTCATTACAACTCACTGCTGGATCGCCACCCAACTTTCTCAATCATCCCATTTACTGAAAAGatggtttctatttctctctctcctctcttactGCAGAACTTTCTGTCAAAACTTGACTATGTCTTATCCAAAAAAGCAGTTACTCTGATACATTTATTCTGTAAATTTTGTAAACATGTACCATTTTATACGTGTTAGAGGCAAGGATAATAACTTTTAGCagtgtttatttttgttaaaagaaaCTGATGGAATTGAAGGTCAAATCACCTTCTGATTGcacagattaaacaagaaagtatTACATATTTCAGCTTTACAAAGATCTTAATGATTTAAAAAGATTCACACTATTGATAAAGTTCATGATGAAACATATATGTAATAAGgagactaaaatatttattttacatatctACAACATGTATTCTCATATTTCTAGATTAACCACAATCATACAGGAAAATATTTAGGTACATGAGAAAGCCtcaaaacacaaaaaattaacattttgaaaaaaatcacatgtgaAAGCTCATTAAATAATAACATTGACAAATAAATAGTTAATCAGCTTTACTTATTAGCTGCTGCCATGCATTTTTGACATTCCATTCCAAGCGAGGGTCAGCATGCAGGGTATAATTTCATACTTAGAGACTGTAAAAAGCTACAGGGCTTATTTTTGAAGTGACATGCCACAAGGTCTTTCACTCCTTCAAAGAGAGATCTGTTCCCATGAAGATTACCAAAAAAGCACCTTTCCGAAGTGTTACCGTGAAGATTCAcggcaacaatttttttttttttttttagcttttcacTTTTGAAGGGGTTTTGTTAGGGGGCGGGcgagggggtgggggggttgggAAATGGAGGGTAACTGAGAAGcccttttctgttttaaaaagtaatgatTCATTGATGTATATAGCACCACCAGTCTTTCAAGAACCTCGGGGAATTAAAACTACGGGATGTGTGGAATCAAAATGCAAATTGCACTCATGGATACGTTTATATCTAGAAAAACTTGAAAAGGAAGTCCTGATACATAGGACAGCTTGCTGGGTTTGATCAAAGCAGAAAGCATATATTTTCAAGTAAGAAAATAGCAATGGCAGGCTTGAGTCTTCCAAGCAATCAAATCTGTAAAGCAGATGGTTACTAGTCAGTCCAGTTTTGAGAGTCTGAGTTCTAACTCATGCTGTGCTTGCTGGATTTGCTGGCTCTTTTCCGCTCTCTGTGGTGCTGGGCTGGCTTTGCAGGAGACATGCTCTCAAAGTTATGACTGGACTCATTGTGCTGCCGAGTGTATCTCTTGCACTTGCAGGCGGTGACCACTGTGATTTTGTAGGTGCGcgtgctgccatcttgacactgCAGCTGGATTCTCTGGGTACGCGTCTTGTCATTGACACATCTCCACTCCTGAGAGCTCCTTCTGCTCCAGTACTTGGTTCCATAGCCTCCTCCGATCCAGTTGGGGAGCACTGGCAGAGGCAAGCACTCGCCAGCACATACCAGCTCCTTCAGAGGGCTAATGCTGGTGCATTGGCCATCAGAGATGTATTTGGTGGAACGTAGTTCCCGGCAACCCACTTGAACCCGAGCTGcaggaaacagaaaagaatgTGCATCAGAGGCAAAATGCAAatggatgctttttttttttttaggtaatcTGCAATGACAAAAATAATATCCAGTGATAGCAAATTGCCAAATGGAAAGTGAACACCTATTCTATTTTCACAATTCAAAAATCTGTCTGAATGGTTGTAGAGCTACTTTCATGGAAATTATCAGTTTACATGGCTATAACttttttggaataaaataaactaggcttgattttttttcatgtat
The nucleotide sequence above comes from Diceros bicornis minor isolate mBicDic1 chromosome 3, mDicBic1.mat.cur, whole genome shotgun sequence. Encoded proteins:
- the SOSTDC1 gene encoding sclerostin domain-containing protein 1, producing MLPPAIHFYLIPLACILMKSCLAFKNDATEILYSHVVKPVPAHPSSNNTMNQARNGGRHFSNTGLDRNTRVQVGCRELRSTKYISDGQCTSISPLKELVCAGECLPLPVLPNWIGGGYGTKYWSRRSSQEWRCVNDKTRTQRIQLQCQDGSTRTYKITVVTACKCKRYTRQHNESSHNFESMSPAKPAQHHRERKRASKSSKHSMS